The proteins below are encoded in one region of Pseudomonas sp. SCB32:
- a CDS encoding acyltransferase translates to MRIDALTSLRFLAAIIVVFSHFGGNVSYINSLPYSLRNGSVMVTFFFVLSGFVIAIANRKKEINIAEFYVKRIFRISPSYFFSILLGVYVFYGALNTLGLLSISTFMLAWFPALPDQINGPAWSVSVEAFFYVVFPVLFVFTKNIKGFVYSSLAAWLITQLVHVNIIGAESINTSWPSIGFSLVYYFPISHLNSFMIGIATGCLYSDYKDRISFDGFLSLATCVLSVAFVSYVICNIHSWEHMIGFKLPVEASLLSPIFAVLIFIFSVSRNILIDMMSMRVFVFLGEISYSVYILQLPLYLFCYKNIFPYFSMSDDYNFLLYISILMLVSSLAYIFLEKTSMKLSKIICEKIRSRAVSVYAYN, encoded by the coding sequence ATGCGCATAGATGCTCTCACAAGCTTACGGTTTTTAGCTGCAATTATTGTTGTGTTTTCGCATTTTGGCGGGAATGTTAGCTATATTAATTCCCTTCCTTATTCTCTAAGGAATGGCTCAGTCATGGTCACATTCTTCTTTGTTTTGTCTGGGTTTGTTATAGCTATCGCGAACCGAAAAAAAGAGATTAACATTGCTGAGTTCTATGTTAAGAGAATATTTAGGATTTCCCCTTCATACTTCTTCTCCATTCTTCTTGGGGTTTATGTATTTTATGGAGCACTAAATACTCTAGGACTTTTGTCCATTTCGACATTTATGCTAGCTTGGTTCCCGGCGCTGCCTGATCAGATCAATGGCCCAGCATGGTCTGTATCTGTAGAAGCTTTCTTTTATGTTGTTTTCCCTGTGCTTTTTGTTTTCACCAAGAATATAAAAGGTTTTGTATATTCTAGCCTTGCAGCATGGCTGATTACCCAGCTCGTTCATGTGAATATTATTGGCGCTGAATCTATTAACACTAGCTGGCCTTCGATTGGCTTTAGCTTGGTTTATTATTTCCCCATTTCACACCTAAATAGCTTTATGATCGGCATTGCAACTGGCTGTTTGTATTCAGATTACAAGGATAGGATTTCATTTGATGGATTTTTATCCTTGGCAACATGTGTATTGTCCGTAGCTTTTGTTAGCTATGTTATCTGTAACATTCACTCATGGGAGCATATGATCGGATTTAAATTACCGGTCGAAGCAAGTCTCCTGTCTCCTATTTTTGCAGTTCTTATTTTCATCTTCTCCGTCTCTAGGAATATTTTAATTGACATGATGTCAATGAGGGTCTTTGTGTTTCTTGGCGAGATAAGCTATTCGGTTTACATACTGCAACTTCCACTTTATTTGTTTTGTTATAAAAATATCTTTCCTTATTTTTCAATGTCTGACGACTATAATTTTTTGTTATATATCTCCATTCTTATGCTCGTTTCTTCGCTTGCGTATATTTTCCTAGAGAAGACATCTATGAAGCTTAGTAAAATAATTTGCGAAAAGATTCGGAGTCGTGCAGTTTCTGTATATGCATATAATTAG
- a CDS encoding glycosyltransferase family 4 protein encodes MKRRILLLSYYFEPDLSAGSFRAEALVKALLEEGGDDIQIDVVTTLPNRYRSFRARTSRSEKHGALRIRRIAVPTHQGGVIDQTRSFLAYARGVLRITRREHYDLVVATSSRLMTATLGAIVARRQRASLYLDIRDILVDALPELLPKTFGRLATLLFSRIERWTIQKATQVNLISPGFLSYFTSRYPARAFTVHTNGVDDLFLPMVSSEESSAPPGLMQVLYAGNIGEGQGLHHVLPALAKRLEGEAYFRVVGAGSAHGRLARALSRHDVHNVELLPPIKRSDLVSLYQSADVLFLHLNRNRAFRRVLPSKLFEYAATGKPIWAGVSGYPAEFVEQKIINTAIFRPCDVESAVAALRRLNLSSVCRSGFVAIYSRRSIQKEMASDVLGALDQHRSENCLSAKKAP; translated from the coding sequence ATGAAACGACGCATCCTGCTGCTGAGCTACTACTTCGAGCCTGATCTCTCGGCCGGGTCGTTCCGTGCCGAGGCTTTGGTCAAGGCACTGCTGGAAGAGGGCGGTGATGATATTCAGATTGATGTCGTCACCACCTTACCCAATCGCTATCGGAGCTTCAGGGCGCGTACATCGCGATCTGAAAAGCACGGCGCACTACGCATCCGTCGCATTGCCGTGCCGACACACCAGGGAGGGGTTATCGATCAGACCAGGAGCTTCCTTGCATACGCGCGGGGCGTGTTGCGCATCACAAGGCGAGAGCACTATGACCTGGTAGTTGCCACGTCCTCACGCCTGATGACCGCTACGCTTGGAGCCATAGTGGCCCGACGGCAAAGGGCCTCACTTTATCTTGACATTCGGGACATCCTTGTCGACGCATTGCCGGAACTATTGCCGAAAACATTCGGACGTTTGGCCACGCTGCTTTTTTCCCGGATCGAACGCTGGACCATCCAGAAGGCGACCCAGGTCAACCTGATATCACCTGGATTCCTGAGCTACTTCACGTCACGTTATCCCGCCAGAGCGTTCACGGTTCATACCAATGGCGTTGATGATCTATTCCTGCCCATGGTTTCTAGCGAGGAGTCCAGTGCTCCGCCGGGCCTGATGCAAGTCCTCTACGCCGGAAACATAGGGGAAGGGCAGGGCCTTCATCATGTTCTGCCAGCCTTGGCCAAACGGCTGGAGGGGGAAGCTTACTTCCGGGTAGTGGGGGCTGGTAGTGCTCATGGCCGTTTGGCCAGAGCGCTTTCCAGGCATGACGTCCACAATGTGGAGCTGCTTCCACCTATCAAGCGCTCCGACCTGGTGAGCTTGTACCAGAGTGCGGATGTGTTGTTTCTCCACTTGAACCGCAACCGTGCATTCCGGCGCGTACTGCCATCAAAACTTTTCGAGTATGCGGCAACGGGAAAACCGATATGGGCCGGAGTTTCGGGGTATCCGGCCGAATTCGTTGAACAGAAGATTATAAATACCGCAATTTTCAGGCCATGCGATGTTGAGAGTGCAGTTGCCGCGCTGCGGAGACTGAATTTGAGCTCCGTATGTAGGTCAGGATTTGTTGCCATTTATTCGCGCCGTTCGATTCAAAAAGAAATGGCTAGTGATGTATTGGGCGCCTTGGATCAGCACCGAAGCGAAAACTGTTTATCTGCAAAGAAAGCCCCATGA
- a CDS encoding glycosyltransferase family 4 protein: MDSAPRIAMIVWNEFRNDARVLKEAQTLQAAGYQVTVFALHTPGVTAERERLESGIEIVRVARSPLWKIRKRRTMGGNCAEQARASANGVIGRLSVRQRALRIVARLWTHAGLLWRMVRHRAAVVHAHDANTLPTAWLAARLSGARIIYDAHEISTSREGYASFRNLVGFVERLLMPRVHGAITTTDARAKFFARAYGISRPLVLQNRPRHSVMTSSRIRDELGLTHDWPILLYQGGLQQGRGLEGLVRAAVTVTDAYFVFIGGGRLATELKQLSESLEVGERVHFIPTVSLAQLPSYTASADVGLQPIENTCLNHFTTDSNKLFEYLMAGLPVIASSLPEIRRVVQQHDIGLLIRPGDIQALVSALRVMVGDPQLRVRMRHNALLAGRRLTWEQQESALLTLYRQVLEGRQPTS; the protein is encoded by the coding sequence ATGGATAGCGCACCTCGCATCGCCATGATCGTTTGGAACGAGTTCCGCAATGACGCCCGGGTCCTGAAGGAAGCGCAAACGCTTCAGGCTGCCGGTTATCAAGTGACTGTCTTCGCTCTGCATACCCCTGGTGTCACCGCTGAGCGGGAGAGGCTGGAGAGCGGGATCGAGATCGTGCGCGTGGCGAGAAGCCCGCTGTGGAAGATCCGCAAACGCCGGACCATGGGCGGCAACTGCGCAGAGCAGGCAAGGGCCTCGGCCAACGGAGTCATCGGCCGACTCAGCGTCCGTCAGCGAGCGCTGCGCATCGTGGCGCGCTTATGGACGCATGCGGGGCTACTGTGGCGAATGGTCCGGCATCGGGCCGCTGTCGTCCACGCCCACGATGCGAATACGCTCCCCACTGCCTGGCTGGCTGCTCGGCTATCCGGTGCCCGGATTATCTATGACGCACACGAGATCAGTACCAGTCGCGAGGGCTATGCAAGCTTTCGCAATCTGGTCGGTTTCGTCGAGCGTCTTCTCATGCCGCGCGTACACGGAGCCATTACAACGACTGATGCGCGGGCCAAGTTCTTCGCCAGGGCCTACGGCATTTCCCGGCCGCTGGTCTTGCAGAATCGCCCTCGTCACTCAGTGATGACTTCATCTCGTATTCGCGACGAGTTGGGGCTCACGCATGACTGGCCCATTCTTCTCTATCAGGGTGGCCTTCAGCAGGGGCGGGGGTTGGAGGGACTGGTCCGTGCCGCGGTGACGGTGACCGATGCCTACTTCGTTTTCATCGGCGGTGGACGCCTTGCAACCGAACTGAAGCAGCTCAGTGAATCCTTGGAGGTGGGGGAGCGCGTTCACTTCATCCCGACGGTATCTCTGGCGCAATTGCCTTCCTACACCGCCTCCGCGGATGTCGGCCTGCAGCCGATCGAGAATACCTGCCTGAATCACTTCACCACCGACTCGAACAAGCTCTTCGAATACCTGATGGCGGGTTTACCGGTCATAGCTTCAAGCCTCCCGGAGATTCGCCGAGTCGTTCAGCAGCATGACATTGGCCTCTTGATCCGTCCGGGCGATATTCAGGCGCTGGTCAGCGCTTTGAGAGTGATGGTCGGTGACCCTCAGTTACGTGTCCGGATGCGCCACAACGCGCTGCTGGCAGGGCGCCGGCTCACTTGGGAACAGCAGGAATCAGCACTGCTCACCCTGTATCGGCAAGTGCTTGAAGGCCGGCAGCCAACATCATGA
- a CDS encoding FkbM family methyltransferase — MHAEVAVRLAHDPVRKVATLTVGEHRYSLFLPNCETDYIQKKIVAEQRPYELSMLEDMGRRVCTGDLVLDVGANIGNHTLYLAAVVGCQVIAFEPNPALAGALASCIEANDLSERVAVMARAVGEAEARGRFERAIPENLGAQSIVVGEGDIDIVALDDLHFDHTVKLLKIDVEGMEMPVLQGAEQLLRRDRPMIYVECLSKDEFVVVADWLQVRGYSYLESFNASPTHLFLPSEQVDGGLRLARSRLKRLLDTYRAAEQRQVIQSPSEKVPTPSRSAKKKAGPSRRQVVEVELPVETIQPGAISLQVDTRALPLARLAETGSEPQWIKERISQLDSKLDISESAKLVVEPTLAVAQENARIAEGLVVALRGDIVSLQAELEARKQAGKVLGGQLSAAKQQVILEQGRRREAEDVLSSTRQNAERDRQRQALENSELQQKRTSLLAQIEQLELDKVVQTTLLQEQLDRNHHAYLAAEEDLQISQRQARDVSNLNEKLQEQLSEERARREAAEVLLESAREDWQASQQHVNSELASTRALLDVANQKYRSVTGEQIPQLKAEMDSLLECSSKQKRKIEELVEDLQRANAKRYQAEQRLIKTRASLTYQLGYQLKAGATSLDGLVRLPGSLLSLYRQASKQRKALRWKHVGHDTSPKALPAPQQFADTYDNARPILLGNAGMARQLMLASQADGKQVRVACVMDEFSYGSYRLECDLKQLTPGNWLDELQAFQPELLFIESAWRGKDDLWGSKVGHNSQELQGIVAWCKTNGVPTAFWNKEDPIHFETFLTTARQFDFVFTTDIDCIHRYKAGLGHERVYLLPFACQPAVHNPIELYQRKDAFCFAGAYYVRYPERTRDLGNFVAELPKFRPLEIFDRNFGKDDPNYQFPAEYRPYIVGTLSFEQIDTAYKGYRYSINLNSIKQSQSMFARRVFELLGSNTITVSNFSRGLRLLFGELVICTDSGGEMLRRLNSLAGNEEDCGKLRLAALRKVMQEHTYRRRLDYVLSKALARPVTSFLPQIAVFAMATDAGAVDRLIAQLQRQRYEPMRAFILTSRKLAETIKLEDPRITLLPARQFRKHGVGELAGDARWVCGMHADDYYGPNYLLDIALASQYSQAGVVGKVAHYASGDQGIHLFALEHAYRPVAVLRARASAIETHRLAEQQVLPWLKSLGEWLYQAQDALAIDPYNYCLDGAGVNAGTRVDDLALDIGLSIEEVQARAEAIPPARIDPSDTPRMGANALEAVFGTLRSKAVTLELAEDEWRIDSTLADGKHEYLYAARELTPEEFGENGQLKLFLDTTPGLNLQLVLLMLDGQKQRISHVMVYANRNTTVAIPPETAFIRMGWRVYASGSAKVNGLLLGHRDLQPSTMLDRSRHMLLTNHYPSYGDLYRNGFVHSRVRAYREHGVRADVFRLRKDQTVSYDEFEDIDVITGSQETLDRMLASGRFESVLVHFLDPDMWEVLRKHMHQVKVVVWVHGAEIQPWWRREYNYSTDEQLALGKLESERRLAFWRNLLQPMPANLRLVFVSRYFAETVMEDLGFRIPESLYAIIHNPINTDLFSYQEKGGEQRKKILSIRPYSSRTYANDLSVRAIQALSEKPWFRELEFRMVGDGQLFEQTLEPLRQYPNVQIQRGFLKQAEIAALHKEYGVFLCPSRMDTQGVSRDEAMSSGLVPITSAVAAIPEFADSDCAYLDEPESFLGLSKGIEEMYMDPDVFSRKSIAAARRVVEQSSMRKTVLLEIGLFE, encoded by the coding sequence ATGCACGCTGAAGTAGCCGTCCGACTCGCACACGATCCGGTTCGTAAAGTGGCCACCCTTACGGTGGGTGAGCACCGATACAGCCTGTTTCTGCCCAATTGCGAGACGGATTACATCCAGAAGAAGATCGTTGCCGAGCAACGTCCGTACGAGCTTTCGATGCTCGAGGACATGGGCCGGCGCGTGTGCACCGGTGATCTTGTTCTGGATGTCGGCGCGAATATTGGAAATCACACCCTGTATCTGGCCGCAGTTGTCGGATGCCAGGTCATCGCTTTCGAGCCCAACCCAGCGCTGGCGGGTGCACTGGCGTCCTGTATTGAAGCCAATGATTTGTCGGAGCGTGTGGCAGTCATGGCTCGCGCAGTGGGCGAGGCTGAAGCTCGAGGGCGATTCGAGCGGGCGATTCCGGAAAATCTCGGCGCGCAGAGCATCGTGGTGGGGGAAGGCGATATCGATATCGTCGCGCTCGACGATCTGCACTTCGATCACACCGTGAAGCTGTTGAAGATCGATGTTGAAGGCATGGAAATGCCCGTGCTGCAGGGCGCTGAGCAGCTGCTGCGCAGGGACCGGCCGATGATCTATGTCGAGTGTCTGTCCAAGGACGAGTTCGTCGTAGTGGCGGACTGGCTGCAGGTTCGGGGGTACAGCTACCTGGAGTCCTTCAACGCTAGTCCCACGCATCTCTTCCTACCCAGTGAGCAGGTCGATGGCGGGCTGCGTCTCGCACGCTCGCGGCTCAAGAGGCTGCTTGATACCTATCGTGCTGCCGAGCAACGGCAGGTGATCCAGAGTCCTTCGGAGAAGGTTCCAACCCCATCGCGATCTGCGAAGAAAAAGGCTGGCCCGTCGCGTCGGCAGGTCGTCGAGGTGGAGTTGCCAGTGGAGACGATACAACCAGGGGCGATTTCTCTCCAGGTGGACACCAGAGCGTTGCCGCTTGCCCGCCTGGCGGAGACCGGCAGCGAGCCTCAGTGGATTAAGGAAAGGATTTCGCAATTGGATTCGAAGCTGGATATATCCGAATCGGCCAAGCTCGTTGTCGAGCCGACCTTGGCTGTTGCCCAGGAAAACGCACGGATTGCCGAGGGCCTCGTGGTGGCTCTACGGGGGGATATCGTCTCCCTGCAGGCTGAACTTGAGGCTCGGAAGCAGGCTGGGAAGGTGCTGGGCGGGCAGCTTTCCGCCGCGAAGCAGCAAGTAATTCTTGAGCAGGGTCGCCGCCGCGAGGCAGAGGACGTCTTGTCGTCGACTCGACAGAACGCAGAGCGGGATCGACAACGACAGGCGCTCGAAAACAGCGAACTTCAACAGAAGCGCACATCGCTTTTGGCGCAGATCGAACAGCTTGAGCTGGACAAGGTCGTGCAGACAACACTCCTCCAGGAGCAGCTGGACCGAAATCATCACGCGTACCTTGCCGCAGAAGAGGACCTGCAGATCTCACAACGGCAGGCACGAGATGTAAGCAACCTAAACGAGAAGCTACAGGAGCAGCTCTCCGAGGAGCGTGCTCGACGGGAAGCGGCCGAAGTGCTGCTGGAGAGTGCCCGGGAGGACTGGCAGGCGTCGCAACAACACGTGAACAGCGAACTGGCGTCCACTCGCGCCCTGCTGGATGTCGCCAACCAGAAATATCGCAGTGTCACCGGGGAGCAGATCCCTCAATTGAAGGCGGAAATGGACAGCCTCCTCGAGTGTTCCTCCAAGCAGAAGCGAAAGATCGAGGAACTGGTCGAGGACCTGCAGCGGGCCAATGCCAAGCGCTACCAGGCCGAACAGCGCCTGATCAAGACACGGGCCAGCCTGACCTATCAACTGGGGTATCAGCTGAAGGCGGGTGCTACCTCCCTGGACGGGCTCGTGCGCTTGCCGGGCTCGCTGCTGAGTCTCTATCGGCAGGCCAGCAAACAACGAAAGGCGCTTCGGTGGAAACACGTCGGGCACGATACCTCTCCCAAAGCCCTGCCGGCCCCGCAACAGTTCGCCGATACCTACGACAACGCACGTCCGATACTGCTCGGTAACGCAGGGATGGCGCGCCAGCTTATGCTTGCGAGTCAGGCTGACGGGAAACAGGTCCGAGTGGCCTGCGTCATGGATGAGTTCTCTTACGGCTCCTATCGCCTTGAGTGCGACTTGAAACAGCTCACCCCAGGTAACTGGTTGGACGAGTTACAGGCATTCCAGCCGGAACTGCTGTTCATCGAGTCTGCTTGGCGTGGCAAGGATGATCTCTGGGGCAGCAAGGTGGGGCATAACAGCCAGGAGCTGCAAGGCATCGTGGCCTGGTGCAAGACCAATGGCGTGCCAACCGCCTTCTGGAACAAGGAAGACCCGATCCACTTCGAGACTTTCCTGACCACCGCCAGGCAGTTCGATTTCGTCTTTACCACGGACATCGATTGCATCCACCGGTACAAGGCGGGGCTCGGGCACGAAAGGGTCTACCTGCTGCCGTTCGCCTGCCAGCCAGCTGTCCATAACCCCATTGAGCTGTATCAGCGCAAGGATGCGTTCTGTTTTGCGGGTGCCTACTACGTGCGCTACCCCGAGCGTACCCGTGACCTGGGCAATTTCGTCGCTGAGCTCCCCAAGTTCCGACCGCTGGAAATATTTGATCGCAACTTCGGCAAGGATGACCCCAACTACCAATTCCCAGCGGAGTACCGGCCTTACATCGTCGGTACTCTTTCGTTCGAGCAGATCGATACGGCTTACAAGGGATATCGCTACTCGATCAATCTCAACTCGATCAAACAGTCGCAGTCGATGTTCGCTCGCCGAGTCTTCGAACTGCTTGGCTCCAACACCATTACGGTCAGCAATTTCTCACGTGGCTTGCGTTTGCTCTTTGGGGAGCTGGTCATCTGTACCGATAGTGGTGGGGAAATGTTGCGTCGCCTGAACAGTTTGGCTGGCAACGAGGAGGATTGCGGCAAGCTTCGCCTGGCTGCATTGCGCAAGGTGATGCAGGAGCATACCTACCGTCGCCGTCTCGACTATGTGCTGAGCAAGGCGTTGGCCCGGCCGGTGACTTCGTTCCTGCCGCAGATTGCTGTCTTTGCCATGGCAACGGATGCCGGAGCAGTCGATCGACTCATCGCCCAGCTGCAGCGGCAGCGTTATGAGCCAATGCGCGCCTTCATTCTGACAAGCAGGAAGTTGGCCGAGACCATCAAGCTGGAAGATCCGCGCATCACATTGTTGCCCGCACGGCAGTTCAGGAAGCACGGCGTGGGGGAGCTCGCCGGGGATGCCCGCTGGGTTTGTGGCATGCATGCCGACGATTACTACGGCCCCAATTACCTGCTTGATATTGCCTTGGCTTCTCAGTACAGCCAGGCGGGAGTGGTCGGTAAGGTTGCGCACTATGCATCGGGCGATCAGGGTATCCACCTGTTCGCGCTGGAGCATGCATACCGACCTGTGGCCGTGCTGCGGGCGCGTGCTTCGGCCATTGAGACGCATCGGCTGGCTGAGCAGCAAGTGCTGCCCTGGTTGAAGTCTCTTGGTGAATGGCTCTACCAGGCACAGGACGCCCTGGCGATCGATCCGTACAACTACTGTCTTGACGGCGCTGGAGTGAATGCCGGTACCAGGGTCGATGACCTGGCTCTGGATATCGGGTTGAGCATCGAAGAGGTACAGGCGCGCGCCGAAGCCATCCCCCCTGCCCGTATTGATCCAAGCGATACGCCACGTATGGGAGCGAATGCTCTTGAGGCCGTATTCGGCACCTTGCGCAGCAAGGCGGTGACCCTGGAGTTGGCCGAGGATGAATGGCGGATCGACTCCACGCTTGCCGACGGCAAGCACGAATACCTCTATGCGGCACGTGAACTGACGCCAGAAGAGTTTGGCGAAAACGGTCAGCTCAAGCTGTTCCTCGACACGACCCCAGGACTGAACCTGCAGCTGGTCCTGCTGATGCTCGACGGGCAGAAACAGCGCATAAGTCACGTCATGGTGTATGCCAATCGCAATACAACGGTGGCGATTCCACCGGAGACCGCGTTCATTCGAATGGGCTGGCGTGTGTATGCAAGCGGCAGTGCAAAGGTAAATGGTCTATTGCTGGGACATCGCGATCTTCAGCCGTCGACAATGCTGGATCGCTCCAGGCACATGCTGCTCACCAATCACTATCCCAGTTATGGCGATCTGTATCGCAATGGATTTGTCCACAGCCGTGTCAGGGCCTACCGTGAGCACGGTGTGAGGGCGGATGTATTCCGCCTGCGCAAGGACCAGACGGTGAGCTACGACGAGTTCGAGGATATCGACGTCATCACCGGTTCCCAGGAGACCCTGGATCGCATGTTGGCGAGTGGGCGCTTCGAGTCGGTCCTGGTGCACTTCCTCGATCCGGACATGTGGGAAGTGCTACGCAAGCACATGCACCAGGTGAAGGTCGTGGTTTGGGTACATGGCGCCGAAATCCAGCCTTGGTGGCGCCGTGAATACAACTACAGCACTGATGAGCAGCTGGCACTTGGCAAGCTGGAGAGCGAAAGGCGCCTGGCGTTCTGGAGAAACCTGCTACAGCCGATGCCTGCGAATCTCCGATTGGTCTTTGTTTCTCGCTATTTTGCAGAAACCGTCATGGAGGATCTTGGTTTCCGGATTCCTGAGAGCCTGTACGCAATCATCCATAATCCGATCAATACCGATCTCTTCTCCTATCAGGAGAAGGGGGGGGAACAGCGAAAGAAGATTCTTTCGATTCGCCCTTATAGTTCCCGGACCTATGCCAATGATCTCAGCGTACGAGCCATTCAGGCATTGAGTGAAAAACCTTGGTTCAGGGAGTTGGAATTCCGGATGGTTGGAGACGGTCAGCTCTTCGAACAGACATTGGAGCCCTTGCGCCAATACCCCAATGTGCAAATCCAGCGCGGTTTTCTAAAGCAAGCTGAAATCGCTGCATTGCACAAGGAGTATGGAGTCTTCCTTTGCCCCAGTCGAATGGATACTCAAGGTGTTTCTCGAGATGAGGCCATGTCTTCCGGTCTCGTGCCCATAACCAGTGCGGTTGCCGCTATTCCAGAGTTCGCGGATTCGGACTGTGCTTATCTGGATGAGCCTGAGTCATTCCTTGGTTTGAGCAAGGGGATTGAAGAGATGTATATGGATCCAGATGTGTTCTCTCGGAAGTCCATTGCCGCGGCCCGGCGCGTGGTTGAGCAAAGCTCAATGAGGAAGACAGTTTTATTGGAGATTGGGTTGTTTGAATAA
- the wecC gene encoding UDP-N-acetyl-D-mannosamine dehydrogenase, producing the protein MSFTRISVVGLGYIGLPTAAVFAARGKTVIGVDVNRRAVETINRGGIHIVEPELDMVVHAAVSGGYLRATTTPEPADAFLIAVPTPFKDGHEPDLGYIERASRAIAPVLKAGNLVVLESTSPVGATEQMAQWLAEGRPDLTFPSTHGEASDIRIAHCPERVLPGHVLRELVENDRIIGGLTPKCSAAAVRLYKTFVEGECIVTDARTAEMCKLAENSFRDVNIAFANELSIICDKLGIDVWALIRLANHHPRVNILRPGPGVGGHCIAVDPWFIVSRTPNEARLIRCAREVNDYKPELVVSKLKAEAAARDSQQIYCLGAAFKADIDDLRESPALGIVQRLLDEGFEIKLVEPNIEEVPASLRKDRCELVGFDEFLGQGRDALIAVLVPHREFRGSEVLRSLRPLDFCGALN; encoded by the coding sequence ATGAGCTTCACAAGGATTTCGGTGGTTGGTCTTGGCTACATTGGTCTCCCCACTGCGGCGGTGTTTGCCGCCCGCGGAAAGACGGTGATTGGCGTAGATGTCAATCGGCGCGCGGTGGAGACGATCAACCGTGGGGGCATCCATATCGTAGAGCCTGAACTCGATATGGTGGTGCACGCGGCGGTATCCGGCGGCTACCTGCGCGCCACGACGACTCCGGAGCCCGCGGACGCTTTCCTGATTGCTGTCCCGACGCCATTCAAGGATGGGCACGAGCCAGACCTGGGATACATCGAGCGCGCGAGCAGGGCCATTGCTCCCGTATTGAAGGCCGGGAATCTGGTCGTTCTCGAATCCACCTCTCCAGTCGGAGCCACCGAGCAGATGGCCCAGTGGCTGGCCGAAGGACGGCCGGACCTGACGTTCCCGTCCACCCACGGCGAGGCGTCGGACATTCGAATCGCCCATTGCCCAGAGCGGGTTCTGCCCGGACATGTGCTGCGTGAGTTGGTGGAGAACGACCGGATCATCGGTGGGCTGACGCCCAAATGTTCAGCGGCTGCGGTGCGCCTGTACAAGACCTTCGTCGAAGGGGAGTGCATCGTGACCGATGCTCGCACCGCGGAGATGTGCAAGCTGGCTGAGAACAGCTTCCGTGACGTGAACATCGCATTCGCCAATGAGCTGTCGATCATTTGCGACAAGCTGGGCATCGATGTCTGGGCGCTGATCCGTCTGGCCAACCACCACCCGCGAGTGAATATCCTCCGGCCCGGCCCGGGTGTTGGCGGCCACTGCATCGCGGTCGACCCCTGGTTCATCGTCAGCAGGACGCCCAATGAGGCGCGCCTGATCCGCTGTGCCCGCGAGGTCAACGATTACAAGCCCGAGCTCGTCGTCAGCAAGCTCAAGGCTGAAGCTGCGGCGCGTGACAGTCAGCAAATCTATTGCTTGGGGGCTGCCTTCAAGGCGGACATCGACGATCTGCGCGAGAGTCCTGCGTTGGGCATTGTCCAGCGGCTCCTTGATGAAGGGTTCGAGATCAAGCTGGTGGAGCCGAACATCGAAGAGGTGCCGGCTTCCCTTCGCAAGGATCGCTGCGAACTGGTGGGCTTCGATGAGTTTCTCGGGCAAGGACGCGATGCGTTGATCGCGGTGCTGGTTCCGCACAGGGAGTTCAGGGGGTCGGAGGTACTGCGGAGCCTGCGGCCCCTGGACTTCTGTGGCGCTCTCAACTGA